One genomic window of Osmia bicornis bicornis chromosome 5, iOsmBic2.1, whole genome shotgun sequence includes the following:
- the LOC114881360 gene encoding histone H1-like, with product MEEKNSSGNTATVENSVANPSPAKKSVKSKTKSQRTKSSHPSTADMVNAAIKALQDRKGSSLQAIKKYIATTYKVDGEKMAPFIKKYLKTAVTAGAVVQTTGKGASGSFKLSTSSKSSESKSKSKRLVKRAVSAAAEKKAVEKPASPKKVTAPKKAPVVKKPAAAAKKQSSSKIAAKTAAAKITESVKQKAAPPPKNLSKAKKATKAPAAKTKTPKPKTTKSPKIARAAAKK from the coding sequence ATGGAGGAGAAAAATAGTTCTGGAAACACTGCAACAGTGGAAAATTCGGTGGCAAACCCGTCACCTGCGAAAAAGTCTGTAAAATCGAAGACAAAATCACAGCGTACTAAGTCGTCGCATCCATCAACTGCGGATATGGTGAACGCTGCTATCAAAGCGTTACAAGATCGCAAGGGATCGTCACTTCAAGCTATCAAGAAATACATAGCAACGACGTATAAAGTTGATGGTGAAAAAATGGCGCCATTTATTAAGAAGTACTTGAAAACTGCCGTAACTGCCGGGGCGGTGGTGCAAACTACGGGAAAAGGTGCCTCTGGCTCGTTCAAGCTGTCCACATCTTCGAAGAGTTCCGAATCTAAGAGCAAATCCAAACGCCTCGTGAAACGGGCTGTATCTGCTGCAGCTGAAAAGAAAGCTGTGGAGAAGCCAGCGAGTCCTAAGAAAGTGACTGCCCCGAAGAAAGCACCAGTAGTGAAGAAACCAGCCGCGGCAGCCAAGAAACAATCTTCTTCGAAGATAGCAGCTAAAACTGCTGCTGCTAAGATAACAGAATCTGTGAAACAAAAGGCAGCACCACCACCGAAGAATTTGTCAAAAGCGAAAAAAGCCACAAAAGCGCCAGCAGCAAAGACGAAAACTCCAAAACCAAAAACAACAAAATCGCCGAAAATCGCAAGAGCAGCGGCGAAAAAGTAA